Below is a genomic region from Echinicola rosea.
CCCGGTCGAGGTTGGGGCTGTCCATTACCAGGTTTTGGGCGAAGACATTCCTTACCCCTCCGGAAATTTCACTTCCCATCACCACGCCTCCATGGCCCTCTTTCATTTCACAGCCTTCGATGATGATGTTTTCCGATGGAATACCCGGAATCCTTCCGTCCTCGTTTCGACCAGATTTGATGGCGATGCAGTCATCTCCAGTGTCAAAATAACAATCCTTGATCAGAACATTTTTACAGGCTTCGGGATCACATCCATCATTGTTCGGCCCCAAAGTTTCTATTTTTACCCGTTCCACGGTAACATTTTCACACAATACCGGATGAAGGTTCCACATGGGAGCATTGATCAACTTTACATCTTGTATCAGCACATTTTTACATTCAAAAGGCTGCACAAACTGCGGCCGCATATAATGCCCTTCGCCAAAAATCCGCTCCTCCAGCGGTACACGGTCGTGCACCATTTCATGCAACAGCTTCCTGGAAGGATTCTGCCTTCCCATACCCTCTTTCCAGCCAAAATGCTTGGCACCACACCATGGCCACCAGTTTTCCATATCTGCATGACCATCCAGCACGCCCTTACCAGTGATCGCAATGTTCTCTTGCTGATAAGCATAAATGAAAGGAGAATAGTTCATCAGCTCCATGCCCTCCCAACGACTTCTTACCAAGGGCAAAAAATCCTTGGGATCACGGCTAAACCGCAAGGTGGCGCCCTCTTCCAGGTGCAGGTTCACATTGCTCAGCAGATGCACCGCACCCGTCAAATAAACGCCTTGGGGAATGACCACTCGTCCGCCACCAGCCTCGTTACATGCTTTGATAGCCGCCGCAATGGCTTCTGTATTCAATGCCTTCCCGCCTTCCTTGGCACCGTATTCGGTAATGTTAAAGTCCTTATCGGGAAATTCCGGTACGGTGATCAAGCCCCGGATAGAATCCAATTGGGACCATGGACCAGTCTCCGCTACTGTCTGATCCTCTTTCTTTTCCGATTTTTGGCTGCAGGACGCAACCAACATGGCTACTGCCAAACCTAAAATGTAAAACTTACTGGTAATGTTCATTTTATTTATTCGTTATGATCTTTGAAAGCAATCTAAATTTTACAATCATCTCCCCAGCTCAAGGGCCGCCATGATAAATGGTCCTACACCTTTGGGGTCGTTGGTGCGGATTTTTTCATTGACATAATACTCATAAGTGCCATCACGGTATGGACTTCCGCCAAGCCCGGCTACAGCACAAACCTGTGTCAGGCTGACTTCTCCATTTTCCTTCACCTCTATCAATTGATCCACCAAGCCATCAAATCCCTTCTCTGCCGTCTGCTTGAAAGATGGGTTTAGATAGCCCCGGTTCACGCCTTTGGCAAGGGCATAGACAAACATGCTCGAAGCCGATGCTTCCAAATAATTACCTTCCTCTCCACCACGGTCAATCACTTGGTACCACAAGCCGCTTGCTGGATCTTGATGCTCACGAACAGCCACGGCCAGACGCTGTAAGATGCCCTTCAGCACCACCCGTCCATAATGTTCTTCGGGTAGAAAATCCAATGCATCCACCACGGCCATGGCATACCATCCCATTGCCCTGC
It encodes:
- a CDS encoding glycoside hydrolase family 28 protein, which gives rise to MNITSKFYILGLAVAMLVASCSQKSEKKEDQTVAETGPWSQLDSIRGLITVPEFPDKDFNITEYGAKEGGKALNTEAIAAAIKACNEAGGGRVVIPQGVYLTGAVHLLSNVNLHLEEGATLRFSRDPKDFLPLVRSRWEGMELMNYSPFIYAYQQENIAITGKGVLDGHADMENWWPWCGAKHFGWKEGMGRQNPSRKLLHEMVHDRVPLEERIFGEGHYMRPQFVQPFECKNVLIQDVKLINAPMWNLHPVLCENVTVERVKIETLGPNNDGCDPEACKNVLIKDCYFDTGDDCIAIKSGRNEDGRIPGIPSENIIIEGCEMKEGHGGVVMGSEISGGVRNVFAQNLVMDSPNLDRVLRIKTSSKRGGTVENIYMRDVVVGTYREAAVRFNMFYEEEGEHIPTIKNVIVENLQVKDGGKYAVMANAYESSPVTNFQMINCRIDGVDEVFNVNHMKDVKFENVLINGEEVHYEK